Within the Plasmodium coatneyi strain Hackeri chromosome 6, complete sequence genome, the region cctacttcttctttcttttaaaacataattttttcctcttaaaaaggtgaaaattttaaattacgTTATTTGGATTGGGAATATTCTGAACTTACAGTTCTTATTAGAATTCCTTCCCAtagcacatatatttattgtttATTAAgcattttacttttctttcctttttagttatattattatacttTGTTTCACTTTGTGCGTCGCTATATTATTTCATATCGttcttgtttcttcttttagaaaataaattcttccctttaaaaataaaaattttagaattattgtatttttattcaaGAAATATTCTACGTAAACTTAGAATTCCCattaaaaattcttcctaCAACATATTCACCCACGTCATGTTGAGCActgcattttcttcttataattatatgttcatcaatattttttgccaaatatatgtgcataaggaagaaatatatgtgaaatgtggtttaaatttattttaaattttgtgtTCTGTTCTTTATAAAGGAATATGAGTATATGGCTCCCTGTATATGGGTACTCCTTCTGGTGCCTATTTCTGCTGCAGTTATGTATTCTTATTCCGcacaaataaaattttatcttgccattttccttccttctttttttcttcctttcttcctttcttctaatattaattttttttttcttttccttttttttagtatttacACCTTAGGTGTATAGCTTTCCCAAAACAGCTGAACACCAGGTCACATTGTTCTTCTTACACCCTGGAACACCTAAACACCAGGctacattgttgttcttacatcctaaaacagctgaaccaccaggccatattgttgttcctacaccctaaaacacctaaataccaggccacACTGTTCTTCTCACACCCTGAAACAGCTTAACAcaaggccacattgttgtccttacacccataaaacagctaaatataAGGGcatattgttatttttatacccTAAAAGCTTAATtttaagtgtgaaatcctacacatacagaCCACCTAAAATGCGatatcctacacacacacatccataaaatgcgaaatcctacacacatacccctaaaatgcgaaatcctacacacatacccctaaaatgcgaaatcctacatacacacccaccactgattcattcatttccttattcgctcctttttttctccttattttttttttttttcttctttttttgcactttcccAGTTGCCACACACCACGcgcttctttaaaaaaaaaaaaaattccgttACACTTGTTGCCGTATGTGTAACATTTGTTCGTACTCTTCTTCCCTGTGGCTATATATTTGCCCTTTGAAGAAATTTAAGATGCccgaaaaaatgagaagaggtgtaaaagaaaaaaaaaaaaacaaataagaaaaagaagaatgaaataaagaaaaaaaaagaaagaaatggtaTTGCTTGGCACATCAGAACGCAAGGCGAcgcaaagcaaaaaagagCATGGGGTGCAGAGTTAACGCaatcgttaaaaaaaaaaaaaaaggcggaaTGCCATTTTGCCCTTTTACACTGCATGGACGTTGTGGTTATTTATATAGCCCCCAGGGGGGCACCCATCCATTTAATGCTACATAttctgataacctatattttgGTGGCCTCgtctattatttgttcttcttcctctgtgtgGTCTTCTGTATATGGTAGGTGCATCTATTGATTCTACTGTTGAGTTCTCTGTTGAATATTCCgttggacctattgttgaattaTTCTCTGAGGAGTAATCGGTGAAATTTTCAATTCGTGTGCCGGAGTTCCGTCCTattgatcttctttttcttccgtttCTACTATTGTTATTACCAAAGTAGTTACTTACCCAAGAGGGTAGGAGATTATACTGCGAAAGGAGGAACGAAGGAGGGGGTTAGaatgaaagaggaaggacgtgggggaagggaagaaaaaagaaggggaagggatggaaggaaggtttagaAATATgcaccatatatatataaaacaacCTCCtatgttcagggtttaagaacaggaaaaaatattaataagtgacgttattaatattttaagTGCGTAAAGTGTTAATTActttgtaaaggaagaaagcagCCGCTGGTAATCCTAGCAATGTTAATGTGGAAGAGACACCAGCAACAGCGCTCCCAGAGGAGGTTGCTTCTGTTGTGTTTAATTGATGCGATTTGTCCACTACAGGTTTCCGTAATAATTCCAATTTAGATTTCAATTCTGAAAGCTCCCTATAACTTCGATCAGAAAGAATTCTCTGGAATTCTTTACACCAATCATCTTTATTATCTTTCCTTGGACATTTTgcgttcatatatgtataggcTGAAAGAGCTTGTTCCAGGTGACAGTAATATTTCTCAATACACTGAGACTTAGGTGCCCCAGAATCACCACGCACATAGTCTTCTATAGTTGAATAATCATAAGAACAATCGAATATTTCTTTCAATTTCTGGAATTCGTTTTCGCCAATATTAGTGTATGTGAGCCCCCGCTCAATTCCGTTAAGCTTGTTTCCCAGTTGAAGGTAAATGTTGTTCATAATTTCTTTAAATGAATTCCTGTCCTTTGCGCTTTTCCATACTTTACTTCCTagccaataatagaataaataGTATGTGGgaccatttattttattttcgtctTTCCTATTAATTAGGTAACACCAACCTTTTGCTATTTTATCAGCATCCTTCTTAATATTTACATAATCCCTTAATTCATTCTCTAAAGAAGTCTTCAATGTAGTCCCATCCGTATCCCATTTACACGCAGGTGTACCGTCGACACTGTAATCTATTCCTTCGTCCAATTCATTGTACATTAATTTTGAAttcaaattttccaaattgcAGTCCTGTAGAtataattgtaaaaataagtATGTGTTCCTACATATGGTCATGGTATGACATGGAtggaaatattatatgtgtacacacatgaaTGTGTCCGTGATAAGTATAAAATACCCCctaatattttctttctatTCACCACGACTGACGCCATCAGCAAGAAGGGCCAATAGCAGTGACAATTTTAGTGATGCAAACCTGGTTTTGGTCCGGATTTGGTTTGTGTTTTGGTGGGTAAGGTGCTCCATTTTCTAGTTCTAATAGTTTCTGGCGATTGCagtatttttcctctttttcctcattaAACCACTTACAGTAAGGATCATCCTTATTCTCTGGACTCTTACAATGCGCTCCTGCATTAATACATGCTGTACCAATTTTCCGCAGGTACGTTAAATATGTCTGACCATATGTACCCCTATATTGCTCTGCATGCCTCTGTATGGTATTATAGTTATAGCAAAaatcatatatttcttttatgtaTCCGAGAAGGTACCAGTTAATATTAGATTTGTACATAACTTTACATTTATGATTatagggaatttttttcagagTTTCGTATATTTCTCCCATGAAATTCTTTAACTTCGTTCTGTCGTCATGGCTGTGGAATCTATGTTCCAtccagtaataaaaaaaaagacaggGATCACCACTGGAGTCCGgtttttcattctttaatTTGTGTGCGCAACAATAAGCATCCAGGACCATTTCATCGGTACCAGCAAGTTCGGGGTTTTTCCCTAACTTATTCTGTAAAACTTTCCCCCATTGTTCAGGCCAAATATCCCTACATCTACATTCGATCTTAACGGGTGCGTCGAACTTTTCATAATAATCGACCCTTGAGGGTAACCGCTGTAAAGGTGGTATCTGCAAATATAGATAGCAAGaaatagaatatatatatatatatgtctacatatatacacatatatagcagcatatatatatttacattcaTGTACTCCTCTCACATTTCCCCATTCCTTTTACACTACATcatatcatatatatgaaatattaCACACACACTATATAATTATCTATGTTGCATAGAAAAGGGGGGCAACCTctccaaatatttttttccctaccgTCGACATTGTTCATATggatgtatatatttccttatatgtaatgtatttatgttaaaatgtgttcttatatatgttcgCGCAgaacataaatatgtaagaATTATGCTTATTTCTGTGTGTGATTATAAATATCAAACTTTttcatcctccttcctcAAAAAGTGCAAACATTGTTCAATTCTAAAATAACAGGAGCTCCCTATagatatttatatatgttatttgTATAATATTATTCAGATTAAAATAGGAACGAACGTCCCGGAAATAAggtaataaaataataatgaatgtGAAGGCCAAACTCTTCCTGTTCAAAGTGTGTATCTATctgtattattatatttatggCGTGTACtatatttgtgcacattctgCGTACATTGTGTATACTTGTTCGTtgtgaaatattttataattatttgtatatttctCTCCTATTCTGTATATaagcatatttttctcctgGACGAACATTTTAACATATACATGATTAATTAATGTTTTACTGTTATATTAAAGGAGGCTTATTAAAAATTGCTCACACATGTAGTACAGctcatatatacaaagagCACTCTATCTCCCCCCTTCCATAAGTGTGCATATTCATTTATCCATATTCTGTGAAAAAGGTATGTAATAATATCACAAatagagaaagaaggagtaCACAATACacaaagatatatatatcctcATATTTTTGTTGAAAAGAGTGAAAGGTTTCTGTTCAAAAGGGTGAAAAGTTTCTGTGCACGCACATCGATATCGTTTTAATGTGAAGCAGccttttcccctcctctTCTGTATGATCGGTTTGTTATGATAATTTTGCACCCAccttcccccctcttttgttccttatacCTTTTTCTAATAATTACACTATAAACAGCTTAgacagaatatatattatactatCCGAACTCCTCTTCATTCCCTTCATCTATATTATATTACAGAATTCATGTCACAGCTCCTTTTCCCTCTCCCTACCTGAGCGCACTACACATagtttatttatatatgtggaatgtgtacattagggcggggaaaggaaagagaataGGGTAGTTCCAATAGCACAGGgagcatgtacatataatccacacacatatatatattcaaatgAGTTCCTTTGTAATGTACTCACcgggaggagaagaaaagaaaagaaagaaaaaaaataaaggagtaaacataaataaagaaCGAATGTAATATGCACTAAAAGAACGGGAGTGGTCCTCCTCACTTAGCATCATATACCTGCTATATGAGTAACTTCCTTATAATACATTTATCAcccaaaaaaggagtgaaaaagtaaaaaaaaaaaaataacaataaaattattattactccTGAATGATCATAAATAGGGGGAAAagtgtaataaatgaagcaCTATTATGTgaacacatgtacatatatatatacatacatatataccccatatatatatatgtgtgtgtgtatgtatatatacatatgtatattatatgtgtatatgtatatatatatgtgcgtgtggattcttctcttctttcccttcataaataatttcgcatataattttttccttctgtgtaacacatacatatttttgtatgtTACTCCTGCCGTTCGAAAAGtaaacaacatatatatactcttcagaaaataaaaagttcgGTATTCATATTTCATATTCATCAATAAtcacacaacaacaacagcagaaaTAAAGCATAGAATGCTTACAACCTTATACTActtaatatataaacaacacattttaatataaattcaaattacatatatagaggACATACATacaaggaaaaatatgcacataaacaATAACAATGACAACAGTAATACGATTTAATTGTCCTGCAATATGGacaagtacatacatattattcacatagtactctatatataatataatgaatataaggaatacatacacatatatatatattatattaattatatctGTAGGCGTCTGCTTTTAATAATTTACCTTCAAGGGCCAATTTCTATAAGAAATTCGAAAGGAGTCAGGAAGAATGTGCACAGGGGTGCAAAACAGGAATAGGGA harbors:
- a CDS encoding KIR protein translates to MSTIPPLQRLPSRVDYYEKFDAPVKIECRCRDIWPEQWGKVLQNKLGKNPELAGTDEMVLDAYCCAHKLKNEKPDSSGDPCLFFYYWMEHRFHSHDDRTKLKNFMGEIYETLKKIPYNHKCKVMYKSNINWYLLGYIKEIYDFCYNYNTIQRHAEQYRGTYGQTYLTYLRKIGTACINAGAHCKSPENKDDPYCKWFNEEKEEKYCNRQKLLELENGAPYPPKHKPNPDQNQDCNLENLNSKLMYNELDEGIDYSVDGTPACKWDTDGTTLKTSLENELRDYVNIKKDADKIAKGWCYLINRKDENKINGPTYYLFYYWLGSKVWKSAKDRNSFKEIMNNIYLQLGNKLNGIERGLTYTNIGENEFQKLKEIFDCSYDYSTIEDYVRGDSGAPKSQCIEKYYCHLEQALSAYTYMNAKCPRKDNKDDWCKEFQRILSDRSYRELSELKSKLELLRKPVVDKSHQLNTTEATSSGSAVAGVSSTLTLLGLPAAAFFLYKYNLLPSWVSNYFGNNNSRNGRKRRSIGRNSGTRIENFTDYSSENNSTIGPTEYSTENSTVESIDAPTIYRRPHRGRRTNNRRGHQNIGYQNM